One genomic region from Rosa rugosa chromosome 1, drRosRugo1.1, whole genome shotgun sequence encodes:
- the LOC133712123 gene encoding mitochondrial import inner membrane translocase subunit TIM17-2-like: protein MGTPETSRQPCPDRILDDAGGAFGMGAIGGGAYHFFKGIYNSPRGARLSGASQAIRMNAPRVGGGFAVWGGVFSTFDCALVHIRKKEDPWNSIISGAATGGFLQMRQGLGATARSAAVGGMFLALIEGAGIIVGKCMEQKQNEMAIAAGMHGLPGPEAVGSDGSSSGGSWLGGWFGKGKEAEAAGSGSETKVLESFDAPPVPSFEFK from the coding sequence ATGGGAACTCCAGAAACTTCTCGGCAGCCGTGCCCGGACCGAATCCTCGACGACGCCGGAGGAGCCTTCGGGATGGGCGCCATCGGAGGAGGCGCGTACCACTTCTTCAAAGGAATCTACAACTCGCCCAGGGGAGCGCGTCTCTCCGGCGCGTCCCAGGCCATCCGGATGAACGCGCCGCGCGTGGGAGGCGGCTTCGCCGTATGGGGCGGCGTCTTCTCCACCTTCGACTGCGCGTTGGTCCACATTCGGAAAAAAGAGGACCCTTGGAACTCGATCATCTCCGGCGCGGCCACCGGCGGCTTCCTCCAGATGCGTCAGGGGCTCGGCGCGACGGCGAGGTCCGCCGCCGTGGGAGGGATGTTTTTGGCCCTAATCGAAGGCGCCGGGATCATTGTGGGCAAGTGCATGGAGCAGAAACAGAATGAGATGGCGATAGCTGCTGGTATGCACGGTCTGCCTGGACCGGAGGCGGTTGGGTCGGATGGAAGCTCCTCCGGTGGTTCGTGGTTGGGAGGGTGGTTTGGGAAAGGCAAAGAGGCTGAGGCGGCCGGCAGCGGAAGCGAGACGAAGGTTCTGGAGAGTTTTGATGCGCCTCCGGTGCCGAGTTTTGAGTTCAAGTGA
- the LOC133712116 gene encoding uncharacterized protein LOC133712116 has product MYATNLTKGQAFPLAIRVCSKPRSFKGFHSSKPQSLQIGAHPKPSLNLSSPLVDFPTDSNYRVVGNGIVAKPRSNLSGFRVTSATQNLLVRGRGFSNWSSQKGNGGSSSEARNGSRLPWLAAKEAKRLEQRATATKTPLSSWGESAKRLEKHSNAGSSGEEAMNLARSRGGDRRSKSSWDKSAKRVEEERKPKNERSSWEVSAEGFVGNGGPSENRSAERRIGMVKDRRSEYSVRDRRQEEANSEGSGEEEEMEVGDDPRWDKIKNKFRRMEDIKSEKPEYRRWDRQENWGRKTWQEASESSVPRLVGQGVYGVGPVLAALSAGRREFYTLYVQEGLDLSNNNRKKKDKKGFERVLRMAENFGVNIKELRKHDLNMAADNRPHQGLLLDASPLEMVKIKELDPVSVEEDKGSLWVALDEVTDPQNLGAIIRSSYFFGAAGVVLCAKNSAPLSGVVSKASAGSLELMELRYCKNMMQFLTSSAENGWRVLGGSVSSKAIPLNEIVPSEPTILVLGSEGTGLRPLVERSCTQLIRIPGNIPADVAAGGFDDSESVEVNHGCSAEEFQSFLAVESLNVSVAAGVLLHHLVGNNEKSEVHVVAQQNNGLD; this is encoded by the coding sequence ATGTATGCTACTAATTTGACAAAGGGCCAAGCATTTCCATTGGCTATTAGGGTTTGTTCAAAACCCAGAAGCTTTAAAGGGTTCCACAGCTCAAAGCCCCAATCTTTACAGATTGGTGCTCACCCAAAACCCTCACTAAACCTTAGTTCCCCTTTGGTTGATTTTCCTACGGATTCTAATTATAGGGTTGTAGGAAATGGAATTGTTGCAAAACCCAGAAGTAATTTGAGCGGATTCAGGGTTACAAGTGCTACACAGAATCTGTTGGTAAGAGGTAGAGGTTTTTCGAATTGGTCTAGTCAGAAGGGGAATGGAGGGAGTAGTAGTGAGGCAAGAAATGGAAGTAGACTTCCGTGGTTGGCAGCTAAGGAAGCAAAAAGGTTGGAGCAGCGAGCAACGGCTACAAAAACACCTCTTTCGTCTTGGGGGGAATCTGCTAAGAGGTTAGAGAAACACAGCAATGCTGGTTCTTCTGGGGAAGAGGCCATGAATTTGGCCAGGAGTAGAGGGGGAGACCGCCGTAGTAAGTCCTCTTGGGACAAATCAGCAAAAAGGGTAGAGGAAGAAAGAAAGCCGAAAAATGAGCGTTCTTCTTGGGAGGTGTCTGCAGAAGGTTTTGTTGGGAATGGTGGTCCTTCGGAAAATAGGAGTGCAGAAAGAAGAATTGGAATGGTGAAGGATAGGCGAAGTGAGTATAGCGTGAGGGATAGAAGACAGGAAGAAGCCAATTCAGAAGGGAgtggagaggaggaagaaatggaGGTTGGTGATGATCCAAGGTGGGATAAGATCAAGAATAAGTTCAGGAGAATGGAAGATATCAAATCCGAGAAACCTGAGTATCGAAGGTGGGATAGGCAGGAAAATTGGGGCAGAAAGACATGGCAAGAGGCTAGTGAATCGTCGGTGCCTAGACTGGTTGGCCAAGGTGTTTATGGTGTTGGTCCAGTTTTGGCTGCTTTGTCAGCTGGAAGAAGAGAATTTTATACATTGTATGTTCAAGAAGGGTTGGATTTGAGCAATAATAATAGGAAGAAGAAGGACAAGAAGGGATTTGAGAGAGTTTTGAGGATGGCTGAAAATTTTGGGGTGAACATAAAGGAATTGCGCAAGCATGATCTTAATATGGCTGCTGATAATCGACCCCATCAGGGTCTGCTTCTAGATGCCTCTCCATTGGAGATGGTTAAAATTAAGGAATTGGACCCTGTTTCAGTAGAGGAAGATAAGGGTTCTCTTTGGGTAGCTTTGGATGAGGTTACAGATCCTCAAAATTTGGGGGCAATCATCAGGTCCTCTTACTTCTTTGGAGCTGCAGGCGTGGTGTTATGCGCAAAGAATTCAGCCCCACTGAGTGGCGTTGTGAGCAAAGCAAGTGCAGGCTCACTTGAGTTAATGGAATTGCGATATTGCAAGAACATGATGCAGTTTCTAACATCCTCAGCTGAAAATGGTTGGCGTGTTCTTGGTGGTTCTGTTTCTAGCAAAGCTATTCCTTTGAACGAGATAGTACCTAGTGAACCAACCATTCTTGTTCTGGGTAGTGAGGGCACTGGGTTGAGGCCTTTGGTGGAAAGATCATGCACTCAATTGATTAGAATCCCCGGGAATATTCCTGCAGATGTAGCTGCTGGTGGTTTTGACGATAGCGAATCCGTGGAAGTGAATCATGGGTGCTCTGCTGAAGAGTTCCAGTCGTTTTTGGCTGTGGAGAGCTTAAATGTCAGTGTTGCAGCTGGTGTGCTTCTTCATCACTTAGTGGGAAACAATGAGAAAAGTGAAGTTCATGTGGTTGCTCAGCAGAATAACGGACTGGATTGA